From Candidatus Omnitrophota bacterium:
TATAAAGAGATGGATCTCGACATCCCGGGCAGGGACCTTAAGGGCGTCCTGCGCGGGACCGAATACCTCGAGCAGGTCGCGACAGGCAAGAAGCCCGCGACAGGCAAGAAGGTGGCCATAATCGGCGCCGGTAACGTCGCGATAGACGCGGCCAGGACCGCTTTCAGGTCCGGCAGCGACGTCACGGTAGTTTACCGCCGCGAGAAAGAGGATATGCCGGCGAATAAAGAAGAGATCAAAGAGGCCCAGCACGAAGGCATCAAATTCGTCTTCCTTGCCGCCCCGAAATCGATCATCGGCGAAAAAGGAAAAGTGAAAGGCATCGAGATAAGCAAGATGAAGCCGGGGGAGTTCGACCTATCGGGCAGGAGGAGGCCGGTAGCCACAGACGTATACGAGGCGATTACCTGCAACTCGGTCATCCTCGCCATAGGCGAGCGCGTCGATTCCGGTTTTATACGCAACGTCGGCATCGACGCGAACGAGGACGGGACGATAAAAGTGGACAGGTCCACGCTCCAGACCGTCACCCCTAAAGTATACGCGGGCGGCGACCTCGTCATGGGGCCTGCGACCGCGGTCGAGGCGATGGCGCAGGGCAGGAAGGCCGCTGAGGCGATGGACCGCGAGCTGATGGGCGAAGAACGGCTGTCATTGTTGTCCAAGAAATTCAAATATAAGAACGAAGTCCCGCTCGAGCCGAGCCCCGAGGGCAGGAGATATCCGAAGACGCTTTCGGTAAAAGCGAGGAGGAGGAATTTCAAAGAGGTCTCGCTCGGATTGTGCTGGGACGACGTAAAGACCGAGACTACCCGCTGCTTGAGATGCGATGTGAAGGAGGCGATCTAATGGCCGGCAAAATAATGAACATAAAGATAGACGGTAAAGAATACAAAGCAGAAGAAGGAACGACGATACTCAAGGCAGCCAGGCAGGCGGGCATAGAGATACCGACCCTCTGTTATCTCGAGGGGATATCCGAGAACGCCTCGTGCGGTGTCTGCTGCGTCGAGGTCAGGAACGCTAAGAGTCTTTTGAGGGCGTGCATAACAAAGGTCTCCGAAGGGATGGAGATATACACGAACACGCCGGCTGTCCGCGGCGCGCGCAGGATGAACGTCGAGCTCCTTTTGGCGGGCCATCCGAAAGAGTGCCCGACCTGCGACAAGAACGAGACCTGCGAATTGCGGATCCTGGCTTCGGACCTCGGCATAAGGGATGTGAGGTTTGCGAAGACGAGGAAGCGTGACTTCGACATCGACCTGAGCTCGCCCTCGATCATACGCGACCCTAACAAATGTATACTTTGCGGACGCTGCATCGCGGTCTGCTCGCAGGTCCAGTCCGTAAACGCGATAGATTTTGTGAACAGGGGCGCCAAGACCATCGTCTCGACTTTTTTTAACGAAGGGCTCGGGAAGGTCGAATGCGCCAACTGCGGCCAGTGCGTCCTCGTCTGTCCGACGGGCGCGCTGACCGAGAAGAGCTCGATAGACGACGTATGGAAGGCGATACACGACCCGAAGAAGACCGTAGTCGTCCAGACGGCGCCGGCGGTAAGGGCCGCGATAGGCGAGGAGTTCGGCCTGCCCGCGGGAACGCTCGTTACAGGGAAGATGACCGCTGCGCTCCGCAGGCTCGGGTATAACAAAGTCTTCGACACGCAGTTTACCGCGGACCTCACCATCATGGAGGAAGGCTTTGAGCTCATCGACAGGATAAAGAATAAAGGCATCCTTCCTTTAATAACCTCCTGCTCGCCGGGCTGGATAAAGTTCAGCGAGCATTTCTTCCCGGAGGTCCTCGACCATCTTTCGACCTGCAAATCGCCCCAGCAGATGTTCGGCGCGGTCGCGAAGACATATTACGCGGAGAAGGCCGGCGTAGACCCGAAGGATATGGTGGTAGTCTCGATAATGCCTTGCACCGCGAAGAAATTCGAGGCTAAGCGCCCGGAGATGGACGGCGCATTCGAATATTGGAAAGACAAAAAAGCATATAAGGATAGCGACAAATTCCCGGACGTCGATCATGTCCTTACGACGAGGGAAGCCGCCCAGATGATAAAAGAGGCGGGCATCGATTTCAATAAGCTTCCCGATGAGGATTTCGACAATCCGCTCGGCGAATCGACAGGCGCGGCCGTCATATTCGGCGCGACCGGAGGCGTCATGGAGGCCGCGTTAAGGACCGCCTATGAAGTCATCACCAAGAAGAAACTCGACAAGCTTGATTTCAACGATGTCCGCGGTTTTGAAGGGATAAAATCCGCCGAGGTAGACGTCGACGGGTTGAAAGTAAAGGTCGCGGTCGCGAGCGGGCTCTCGAACGCGCGTAAGTTGCTGGACGAGGTCAAGGCGGGTAAGTCGCCTTACCATTTCATTGAGATAATGTGCTGCCCGGGCGGATGCCTCGGCGGCGGCGGCCAGCCCATCCCCACGAATACCGAGACCAGGAAGAAGAGGGCTGAGGCGATATATAGGGAAGACCTGGGCAAGCCGATAAGGAAATCGCACGAGAACCCTTCGATCACGGCTATCTACAAGGAGTTCCTCGTCGAACCGCTCGGCGAGAAGTCGCATCATCTCTTACATACGACATACACCAAGCGCGGACTTGTAAAAAAATGAAGAAATTCGCGTTCTTCCCGGCGCTTTGCGTGGTATTGTTTCTTACAGTACCATCATACGCATTAGGATTGAACGAACGGCCGAAAGATATAGTACTCATCGGCTGGGACGGGGCGCAATTGAACCACGTTAAAGAATGCCTCGGCCGCGGCGAGCTGCCGAACCTCAAGAAATTATCGTCCGAGGGCTCGTTCGTCGAGATAGAGGTCCGGGGCCACCAGACCGAGACCGAACCGGGATTCGCGCAAATATTGACCGGTTACGACGATGAGACCTCGGGTGTCCGCTCTAACGATAAATATCAAGCGATACCCAAAGGGTACACGATATTCGAGCGGCTCGAGGACCGCTTCGGCCATGACAAATTCGTTACGGTCGCCCTTGTCAGTAAAGGCCACCGCCTCAATTACGGCACTCCGGAGAAACCTTATTACAACGCGGCCAAGGCCGCCGACATTTTCATCAACGGCCTCAACGAGGACCGGAAGGTCGCGAGTGAGGCCGAGAGGCTCCTAGAGGAATATAAAGGAAGGCCGTTCTTCTTTTTCCTGCAGTTCGCCGCGGCGGACAAGAACGGCCACGAATTCGGCGAGAATTCGAAAGAATACAACGACGCGCTCATCTCCTGCGATAAATTGACCGGCGATATCGTCAAGAAACTCAAAGAGCTGAAATTATACGATACGACGGTGATCTACGTGACCTCCGACCACGGCTTTGACGAGGGTCAGAAGGGGCACGGTTACGCCCCGTATGTCTTTATGGCCGCTAACGACCCGCGGGGGATAAGGCAGGGCTTCCAATCAGACGTCACCCCGACTATCCTCGACAGGTTTGGCGTGGACGTCGGGAAGATCAGCCCGCCGCTTGACGGAAAACCGCTCACTAATTAGGAGGAAAAATGCTGGGATTCGGATCGGTCGGATTACTGCTCGCAATAGGGCTTGCAATATGGTCTATCTTCACCTATAACCTCCTTATCAAATACAAGAACCTGATGAAAGAAGCCTGGAGCGGGATCGACGTCCAACTCAAGCGCCGCGCCGACCTCATACCGAACCTCGTCGAGGCCGTCAAGGGATATAAGCAATTCGAAGGGAAGACCCTCGAAGAAGTCACCGCGCTGCGTTCCAAAAGCATGACGGCGGAAGGGCCGCAGGACAAAGCCGGGCCGGAGAACGCCATCTCCCGTTCGTTAAAATCTATTTTCGCCGTAGTGGAGGCATACCCGGAACTAAAGGCGAGCCGAAGTTTCCTCGACCTGCACAAGAACCTCGTCGAGATAGAGGAGAACCTGCAGATGGCCCGCCGTTATTACAACGGCGCGGCCCGCGATTATAATATTTTATCGCAGACCTTTCCCAGCAGCATCATCGCCGGCAGTTTCCATTTCGATAAGGCCGGGTTCTTCGAGATAGAACTGGCTACCGAAAGGCAAGCCCCCGAAGTAAAATTATAAAGGAACTTACATGCCCTTGAAAAGGACCCTTTTCACAGCACCTTTCCTTATAGCGCTGCTTTTTATCCTGCCCGCGTCCCGCGCCTCCGAAAGGATACTCTCCTTTGACAGCCGCATCGCCGTCCATCCGGACTCGACGATGACCGTCACCGAAACGATAAAAGTAAATGCCGAGGGCAGCCGGATAAAGCGGGGGATCTACCGCGATTTTCCCACTATGTACAGAGGCGGTTATAGGGTCGGGTTCAATATTAAAGAAGTAAAGAGGGACGGCGCCCCGGACGGCTACCATACGGAGAACCTCCCGAACGGCGTGCGCGTTTATATCGGGAAGAGCGGCGTATTTA
This genomic window contains:
- a CDS encoding NADH-dependent [FeFe] hydrogenase, group A6; amino-acid sequence: MAGKIMNIKIDGKEYKAEEGTTILKAARQAGIEIPTLCYLEGISENASCGVCCVEVRNAKSLLRACITKVSEGMEIYTNTPAVRGARRMNVELLLAGHPKECPTCDKNETCELRILASDLGIRDVRFAKTRKRDFDIDLSSPSIIRDPNKCILCGRCIAVCSQVQSVNAIDFVNRGAKTIVSTFFNEGLGKVECANCGQCVLVCPTGALTEKSSIDDVWKAIHDPKKTVVVQTAPAVRAAIGEEFGLPAGTLVTGKMTAALRRLGYNKVFDTQFTADLTIMEEGFELIDRIKNKGILPLITSCSPGWIKFSEHFFPEVLDHLSTCKSPQQMFGAVAKTYYAEKAGVDPKDMVVVSIMPCTAKKFEAKRPEMDGAFEYWKDKKAYKDSDKFPDVDHVLTTREAAQMIKEAGIDFNKLPDEDFDNPLGESTGAAVIFGATGGVMEAALRTAYEVITKKKLDKLDFNDVRGFEGIKSAEVDVDGLKVKVAVASGLSNARKLLDEVKAGKSPYHFIEIMCCPGGCLGGGGQPIPTNTETRKKRAEAIYREDLGKPIRKSHENPSITAIYKEFLVEPLGEKSHHLLHTTYTKRGLVKK
- a CDS encoding LemA family protein — its product is MLGFGSVGLLLAIGLAIWSIFTYNLLIKYKNLMKEAWSGIDVQLKRRADLIPNLVEAVKGYKQFEGKTLEEVTALRSKSMTAEGPQDKAGPENAISRSLKSIFAVVEAYPELKASRSFLDLHKNLVEIEENLQMARRYYNGAARDYNILSQTFPSSIIAGSFHFDKAGFFEIELATERQAPEVKL
- a CDS encoding alkaline phosphatase family protein; this translates as MKKFAFFPALCVVLFLTVPSYALGLNERPKDIVLIGWDGAQLNHVKECLGRGELPNLKKLSSEGSFVEIEVRGHQTETEPGFAQILTGYDDETSGVRSNDKYQAIPKGYTIFERLEDRFGHDKFVTVALVSKGHRLNYGTPEKPYYNAAKAADIFINGLNEDRKVASEAERLLEEYKGRPFFFFLQFAAADKNGHEFGENSKEYNDALISCDKLTGDIVKKLKELKLYDTTVIYVTSDHGFDEGQKGHGYAPYVFMAANDPRGIRQGFQSDVTPTILDRFGVDVGKISPPLDGKPLTN